In one window of Frigoriglobus tundricola DNA:
- the ispG gene encoding flavodoxin-dependent (E)-4-hydroxy-3-methylbut-2-enyl-diphosphate synthase gives MTAASRFDLSVLERAQKVPGKPRHKTREVKVGSVVIGGDNPVAVQSMTTTDTYDVEGTIKQIHALEEAGCELVRVTVPKPEDAGALSQIRAKIGIPLICDIHFDYKMALAALDHPVDKIRINPGNIGTTERFRQVVRKAKDKGIPMRIGVNAGSLERDLCEKYEFPCPPAMVESALRHIETAESEGFRDIIVSLKSSDVLVAVEAYRLFAQLCDYPTHIGITEAGKPPYAVTKSAAGLAPILLDGIGDTIRISLLGDPVPEIAAAFDILQATQRRVRRPELIACPTCGRLAIDLEKIIAELEGRLNGRRLPVKISVLGCVVNGPGEAREADIGIAAGNGQGMIFRNGEMVRRVAEAEIVDALMEELARWESENQHRIPKTTDAQGLGRRKLPVVTA, from the coding sequence ATGACGGCCGCATCGCGTTTCGACTTGAGCGTTCTGGAACGCGCCCAAAAGGTGCCCGGTAAGCCGCGCCACAAGACGCGCGAGGTGAAGGTCGGGTCGGTCGTGATCGGCGGGGACAACCCGGTCGCCGTGCAGTCGATGACCACCACCGACACTTACGACGTCGAGGGCACGATCAAGCAGATCCACGCCCTGGAAGAGGCCGGGTGCGAACTGGTCCGCGTGACCGTGCCGAAGCCGGAGGACGCCGGCGCGCTCAGCCAGATCCGGGCGAAGATCGGCATCCCGCTCATTTGCGACATCCACTTCGACTACAAGATGGCGCTGGCGGCGCTCGATCACCCCGTGGACAAGATCCGCATCAACCCCGGCAACATCGGGACCACCGAGCGGTTCCGGCAGGTGGTCCGCAAGGCGAAGGACAAGGGCATCCCGATGCGGATCGGGGTGAACGCCGGGAGCCTCGAACGCGACCTGTGCGAGAAGTACGAGTTCCCGTGCCCGCCCGCGATGGTCGAGAGCGCGCTGCGGCACATCGAGACCGCCGAGAGCGAGGGGTTCCGCGACATCATCGTGTCGCTGAAGTCGTCGGACGTGCTCGTCGCGGTGGAAGCGTACCGGCTGTTCGCGCAACTGTGCGACTACCCCACGCACATCGGCATCACGGAAGCCGGCAAGCCGCCCTACGCCGTGACCAAGAGCGCCGCCGGCCTCGCCCCGATCCTCCTCGACGGCATCGGCGACACCATCCGCATCTCGCTCCTGGGCGACCCGGTGCCGGAGATCGCCGCCGCGTTCGACATCCTCCAGGCCACGCAGCGCCGCGTGCGGCGCCCGGAACTGATCGCGTGCCCGACGTGCGGCCGGCTGGCGATCGACCTGGAGAAGATCATCGCGGAACTCGAGGGCCGGCTGAACGGCCGGCGCCTGCCGGTGAAGATCAGCGTGCTGGGGTGCGTGGTGAACGGACCGGGTGAGGCCCGCGAGGCCGACATCGGCATCGCAGCGGGTAACGGGCAGGGGATGATCTTCCGCAACGGCGAGATGGTCCGCCGCGTGGCAGAAGCCGAAATCGTGGACGCGCTGATGGAGGAACTGGCCCGCTGGGAGAGCGAGAACCAGCACCGCATCCCGAAGACCACCGACGCGCAGGGGCTCGGCCGCCGCAAGCTGCCGGTTGTGACCGCCTGA
- a CDS encoding PQQ-binding-like beta-propeller repeat protein: MPFPPPADVSLPSPTKPTAPQPPAEPEITEPVATVHRFTGTYLGGNDRRHIVYAETGDGRAEVQSRPSARSIPKADADDKDDVTRIAIPTGKVARHDRFAFVTAARELIAIDSNGDIEWRFTLPGKPDNGERLLDVAGFHDGQVFVVSQQVIHDKGNTLGQLYALKTDTGSLVSLTTIKARFDPDARLILDRPNGALFAFSRARIVAHALPPSQADHTCEVPTLPIAHASVTNATVCTMTPTGLIIIHFQPIHSNVLHARPSTQIGGVAGTAPAAIRSNYSQSGARIYAPVKSAVSHFVLAAFDEHHATPAWQVRVPKAITAAPVLYGSCVYFVAGNVLYRVNADTGAVCWKHTIPLAPSETLTDLAFTRGEIRASGPGVLVRVTDRPEPAAAFPSAAANPASRMGVPHPPDPSP, from the coding sequence TTGCCATTCCCCCCGCCCGCCGATGTTTCGCTCCCCTCCCCCACCAAGCCGACCGCCCCGCAACCGCCCGCGGAGCCCGAGATCACGGAACCGGTCGCGACGGTTCACCGGTTCACGGGAACGTACCTCGGCGGCAATGACCGGCGCCACATCGTTTATGCCGAAACCGGAGACGGGCGGGCGGAAGTTCAGAGTCGCCCCAGCGCCCGCTCGATCCCCAAAGCGGACGCCGACGACAAGGACGACGTAACGCGGATCGCAATTCCCACGGGAAAAGTGGCGCGGCACGACCGGTTCGCGTTCGTCACCGCGGCCCGCGAACTGATCGCAATCGACTCGAACGGCGACATCGAATGGCGGTTCACTCTGCCCGGGAAACCCGACAACGGCGAACGGTTGCTCGATGTAGCGGGCTTCCACGACGGCCAGGTGTTTGTCGTCAGCCAACAGGTCATCCATGACAAAGGGAACACGCTCGGCCAGCTCTACGCCCTCAAGACCGACACCGGCAGCCTGGTATCACTCACCACTATCAAAGCCCGGTTCGATCCGGACGCCCGATTGATCCTGGACAGACCGAACGGCGCCCTGTTCGCGTTCAGCAGAGCGCGGATCGTCGCTCACGCCTTGCCCCCGTCACAAGCGGACCACACGTGCGAGGTACCCACGCTCCCCATCGCTCACGCGTCCGTCACCAACGCGACGGTCTGTACGATGACCCCCACGGGGCTCATCATCATTCATTTTCAGCCGATCCACTCAAACGTTCTCCATGCGCGGCCGAGCACGCAGATTGGAGGCGTTGCGGGCACCGCACCGGCCGCAATCCGGAGCAACTATTCCCAATCCGGAGCGCGGATTTACGCGCCGGTCAAGTCGGCAGTGAGCCACTTTGTGCTCGCGGCGTTCGATGAACATCACGCAACGCCGGCGTGGCAGGTTCGCGTGCCCAAGGCGATCACCGCCGCGCCCGTGCTCTACGGGTCGTGTGTCTATTTCGTCGCGGGAAACGTTCTCTACCGGGTGAACGCGGACACCGGCGCGGTATGCTGGAAGCACACGATTCCGCTCGCCCCGAGCGAGACGCTGACCGATCTGGCGTTCACGAGGGGGGAGATCCGCGCGAGCGGGCCGGGCGTTCTCGTGCGCGTCACCGATCGACCGGAGCCGGCCGCGGCGTTCCCGAGTGCGGCTGCGAACCCGGCGTCGAGAATGGGTGTCCCACACCCGCCGGACCCGTCACCCTGA